The DNA segment TTTTCTTTTTTTGATTGGCCCAGCGGTTTGGGTTAAAGCTAGGCTCCTCGCTATCATGCACGTGTCGATTGTAATGTCTCGCTTGATAAGGCTTGGCTCCAATTGTGAAAAGGGGAGCAAGAGCCATACCAGCAAGAAATCCAAATAGGTGGGCAAGGATGTTGATACCTGGGTTTACAAACGTCATAACTAACGCAATAATGGTGATGGTTATAACAAGTTGAGAATTTGCACGGTCAATGAGGTCTTTGCGGGCCCATATCATATAAACAAGTACGCCAAACAACCCAAAGATGGCACCAGATGCCCCTAAATGAAGATACGTAATGGCGCCTAAGTAATACGTGGCGATATTCGCAAGAATTCCAGATAGTAAATAAACGGCTGTAAACTTTACGGTTCCGAGTATCCGTTCAATGGCCGGGCCGAAGATCACAAGGGAAAATGAATTAAACACCACGTGCATTAAACCCTGATGTAAGAAGATCGGTGTAATAAGTCGCCAAAATTCTCCAAACATCACTTGAAGGTTACTTCCGATCAAAAAGTAGAATACCTGATTTCCATATGGAAAGAAGTTGACCCATAAAAACAAAACCAAATGAATGGCAACTAAGATCGTGACAACAGGATAATTTTTTCTAAATGAATAAAAGCTTTCGTTGCGTATGAACATCGGTGCCCTCCTTTTAAAATGAATAAATGATCAATAGAATTGAGGTTTTTTAACATGATTCACGGAATAGGTGTTGATATTATTGAGCTTTCGCGGATTGAACGGGCGATGAAACGAAATGCCCGATTTGTCGAGCGTATCTTAACAACACAGGAACGAGCTGCACTTCAAACCATGTCTGATTCAAGAAAAATAGAATATGTAGCAGGACGGTTTGCTGCAAAAGAGGCTTTTGTAAAAGCTTCTGGCATAAAAGAGGTATCATGGATGGATGTTGAAATCTTAAATGCTTCCACTGGTAAGCCGACGATGACCGGGCCCATTCATGAAATCATTCACTTATCCATTTCACATAGTCAAGCATATGCGGTTGCACAGGTAATTATAGAAGCGAAATCTTTCTGAATCAAGCTTTAGGACTCGTCTGCATATTCACTTAGGTTGTCTCATATAGTTGTAGTGCGAAGGGAAATAGCTCGTCAATTAGACGGTCGTTTCTCTAATTAGCGGCAAAATGAGATGGAGGGGTGAAGGATGAAACGAGTTAGCTGGTTCTTCCTGGTGAGCGTGTTAATGATGATCGTGCTTGCTGGTTGTGGTGAGAAAACACAAGAGGACGTCTTAGAGGATTTGGGAACAACACTTGAGGAGTTAACAGGGTATAAAGCAAAGGCGACAATGCAGCTTGAGACGGGCAATGAACCTCAAACCTATGATGTAGAGGTCTGGTATCAGAAGGAAGGGTTCTACAGAGTGATGCTCAACAACAAGGACAAGGATCAAAGTCAAATTATCCTGCGTAATGATGATGGGGTCTTTGTATTAACACCTGCATTAAATAAAAGCTTCCGTTTCCAAAGTGATTGGCCAAAAACAACAAGCCAAAGTTATTTATATGAGTCTTTAGTGGCTGATATCTTAACAGATCAAGAGCGCGTCTTCTCTCAAGATGAGGATCATTACACATTTGAAACAGCAACCAATTATCAAAACAAGAATTTAAACAAGCAACAAATTCAATTAAACAAAAAAGATCTAAGCCCAGTAAAAGTAGAGATTCTAGATAACGAGCAATCTCCACTAGTCACACTTGATTTTACAGAGTTTGATAAAAACGCGACGTTTAATGATGATGATTTTGAAATGGAACGGAACATGACGGGTGCACAATTGTCTGAGCCGACACTCGCTAGCGGTCAAGAAGATGAGATGGAGATTTTGTACCCAATGTACGTGCCTGATGGAACAAGTGCTTCTGCTTCAATAGAAGTAGAAACTGAAGATGGAACTAGTTATGTTCAGGAATACACTGGAGACAAATCGTTTACATTGATTCAGTCCCAAGCAGATGCCGTCCCAGCTTCTACCACATTTACAAACATGGCTGAAGGACAGCCGGTTGACCTAGGATTTACGATTGGTGTACAAACAGGAGATGCATTAATCTGGTCTCATGGTGGGTCTGAGTTCTATCTTGCTTCCTCTGATCTCGGGGCAGAAGAAATGGCAAGTGTTGCCCGCTCAGTTTACGGAACAACTGAAAAATAAATCATTGAATCAAGCAAGTGATGACGTATATTCCAACCTATTGGAATGTGCGTCTTTTTTGTTTAGGTTAGTCCAACTGGACTTTCGGGTATGAATGGTTATTATTTATTTCAGAGGGATGACAAGATGAGAACAGTCAATGAAGAATTGATTAGAGGGTGGATGCCAAGTCGAGAGGGTGACCAGGATACAACAAATAGAGATTATGGTCAGGTTTTATTAATTGGCGGGAGTGCAGGGATGGGCGGCTCAATCATTATGTCGGCAGAAGCCGCGGTTCAATCAGGTGCAGGCTTAACGACTGTTGCAACAGATGTCGAGCATCATGTGGCTCTTCATACGAGAGTGCCTGAAGCGATGGCTTTACCTCTACATGACTTAACGGGTATAAGTGAGCAAGTGAAGAAGAGTACGGTGATTGCAATAGGGCCTGGACTAGGGTTACACGAACGCGCGGTGAACGTGTTTCGACTTGTTCTAGCGAGCATAAGAGAAGATCAACTCCTTATCCTTGATGCGGACGCATTAACCTTACTTGCTCGTGAAAAAAGCAAGCTGCGTACTCCAAAGGTGATCCTAACCCCTCATGCTGGTGAATGGCAGAGAATAACAGACTTAGAGCCAGAAAAACAAACCGACGAACGGAATCAGGAGTGGGCTGAACAGCTTCACGCAACGGTTGTCCTAAAAGGAGACCGAACTCGCATCTATACAGAACAAGAATTCTTTTTAAATATTCAAGGATCATCAGCCATGGCTACTGGAGGGATGGGTGACTGCCTAACAGGGATCATTGCCGGGCTATGTGCGCAATCGCGTGACAAGGTAGAAGGTCTAGTCTCAGCTGTTTACATCCATTCGCTCATAGGCAGAGATCTAGGGGAACATCAGCATGTAGTCCGCCCTGTACAGATCGCGGAGCTGCTGCCAACTTATATAAAAAGGATATCGAGTCAATCATAAATTGACAGGTTACAATCGAGCCATTCATAATCAGATTATCCAAAATGATGAATGATAAATGGAGAGTGACCGAGATGCAAGCTGAACAAATGGATTCCTATTATCGTGATACATGGGTGGAAGTTAATCTTTCCGCTATTGAACAAAATGTGCGCTCCCTGGCGCATGTTTATCAAAATCAACAGACAACCATTATGGCAGTGGTAAAAGCAGATGGCTATGGTCACGGCGCAGTGCCTGTGGCAAAAGCAGCGATCGCTAGCGGCGCAACCTATTTAGGTGTAGCCATATTAGATGAGGCCCTTGAATTGCGCGAGGCTGGAATAACAGAACCAATTCTTGTACTTGGACGCGTCAGGCCAACCGATGCGGCTGTGGCTGCGAAGCATCATATAGCTGTGACGGTGTTTGCAAAAGAATGGCTTGTTAGTGCAAAGGATCTTTTGGACCCATCAAATCCTTTAACCATTCACGTGAAGTGTGATACCGGAATGGGGCGTTTGGGAATAACAGACTCATTAGAAGTAAAAGAAATGGCGCTGATCATTCGCGAGTCAAATACGTTTCATCTGGAAGGAATGTTCACTCATTTTGCAACAGCAGATGAGCTGGATACCACCTATTATCAGGAGCAATTTCAACAGTTTCAGCAATATATCCAACAGGTAGAGGAAGAGAATCTGTCTATTCCGTTGATACATTGTGCTAATAGTGCAGCAGCGTTGCGTTTTCCGGGGCGTGCCTTTAATATGGTGCGATTTGGGATCTCTATGTATGGCTTAAGTCCATCCCCTGAGATTCAGGATCAGCTCCCGTTTCCACTAGAGCCGGCATTCGAGCTCAAAACAAGGCTTGCTCAAGTAAAGAAGCTAGTGGGAGGAAAGGCCATAAGCTACGGCGCCACATATGTAACTGAAACGGATGAATGGATCGGAACCCTGCCTATTGGCTATGCCGATGGATGGATCAGAGCCCATTCAACGAACGGAGGGACCGTTTTAGTGGATGGTGAAGAGCTGCCTTTTGTTGGAAGGATTTGCATGGACCAATGTATGATCCGGTTAAATTCAATAAAAGAAGAAGGTACGATTGTCACATTAATTGGACAGGACCATGGCAAGGAAATTTCAATGGACACAGTCGCACGAAGGCTTGATACCATTAATTATGAAATCCCTTGTATCATTAGTAAACGAGTGCCAAGACACTACTTTAAAGATGGGAAGTTAGTCTCTGTTAAGAACCAAATTTAAAGAAAATGTATAGCCAAAACTCGGTAGGGAATGATTTCTAACAAGAATATCTTAAAAACCTTCCCAAAAACCTCTTTGCAATCCATACACTCCAATGCTATGATAAATCTTGAGTAGAAAAGGTAAAAGCAGTAAGCTTGTTACCGTCGAACGGCAGAGTGATTTTTGTACAAGGCGTTTTATGGTGGAGGTTGATACGTTTTATGAAGGATCAACAATTTAAGGATATTACCGTTACGTTACCCCAACAATTGTTAAACGAGGTGGATGCATTGTTAGAACAGGAAAACCTTAACAGAAGTGAATTTATCTCTAGAGCAACCAAAACGTATATTATGGAAAAACAACAATCCCAAATTCGCGAATCGATGCAGCAAGGTTACATGGAGATGGCAAAAATTAATCTGACAATTGCATCAGAGGCTTTTCTTGCGGAGGAGGAAGCGGATCTAACCCTTGTTCGTTTAGTAAGTGGGGTGTAGCATTTGATTGTGAAAAGAGGAGACGTATATTTTGCGGACCTCTCACCGGTGGTAGGTTCCGAACAGGGCGGTGTCAGGCCTGTTTTAATCATTCAAAATGATATTGGAAACCGTTTCAGTCCTACTGTAATTGTTGCGGCAATTACAGCGCAAATTCAAAAAGCTAAATTACCGACTCACGTTGAAATTAATGCGAAAAGGTATGGATTTGACCGTGATTCGGTTATTTTATTAGAACAATTACGTACAATAGATAAACAACGTTTAACAGATAAGATTACGCATCTTGATGAAAACATGATGAATTCAGTCA comes from the Alkalihalobacillus sp. FSL W8-0930 genome and includes:
- a CDS encoding outer membrane lipoprotein carrier protein LolA, with product MKRVSWFFLVSVLMMIVLAGCGEKTQEDVLEDLGTTLEELTGYKAKATMQLETGNEPQTYDVEVWYQKEGFYRVMLNNKDKDQSQIILRNDDGVFVLTPALNKSFRFQSDWPKTTSQSYLYESLVADILTDQERVFSQDEDHYTFETATNYQNKNLNKQQIQLNKKDLSPVKVEILDNEQSPLVTLDFTEFDKNATFNDDDFEMERNMTGAQLSEPTLASGQEDEMEILYPMYVPDGTSASASIEVETEDGTSYVQEYTGDKSFTLIQSQADAVPASTTFTNMAEGQPVDLGFTIGVQTGDALIWSHGGSEFYLASSDLGAEEMASVARSVYGTTEK
- the alr gene encoding alanine racemase encodes the protein MDSYYRDTWVEVNLSAIEQNVRSLAHVYQNQQTTIMAVVKADGYGHGAVPVAKAAIASGATYLGVAILDEALELREAGITEPILVLGRVRPTDAAVAAKHHIAVTVFAKEWLVSAKDLLDPSNPLTIHVKCDTGMGRLGITDSLEVKEMALIIRESNTFHLEGMFTHFATADELDTTYYQEQFQQFQQYIQQVEEENLSIPLIHCANSAAALRFPGRAFNMVRFGISMYGLSPSPEIQDQLPFPLEPAFELKTRLAQVKKLVGGKAISYGATYVTETDEWIGTLPIGYADGWIRAHSTNGGTVLVDGEELPFVGRICMDQCMIRLNSIKEEGTIVTLIGQDHGKEISMDTVARRLDTINYEIPCIISKRVPRHYFKDGKLVSVKNQI
- a CDS encoding NAD(P)H-hydrate dehydratase is translated as MRTVNEELIRGWMPSREGDQDTTNRDYGQVLLIGGSAGMGGSIIMSAEAAVQSGAGLTTVATDVEHHVALHTRVPEAMALPLHDLTGISEQVKKSTVIAIGPGLGLHERAVNVFRLVLASIREDQLLILDADALTLLAREKSKLRTPKVILTPHAGEWQRITDLEPEKQTDERNQEWAEQLHATVVLKGDRTRIYTEQEFFLNIQGSSAMATGGMGDCLTGIIAGLCAQSRDKVEGLVSAVYIHSLIGRDLGEHQHVVRPVQIAELLPTYIKRISSQS
- a CDS encoding type II toxin-antitoxin system PemK/MazF family toxin, producing MIVKRGDVYFADLSPVVGSEQGGVRPVLIIQNDIGNRFSPTVIVAAITAQIQKAKLPTHVEINAKRYGFDRDSVILLEQLRTIDKQRLTDKITHLDENMMNSVNEALFISLGLVDF
- the acpS gene encoding holo-ACP synthase, whose amino-acid sequence is MIHGIGVDIIELSRIERAMKRNARFVERILTTQERAALQTMSDSRKIEYVAGRFAAKEAFVKASGIKEVSWMDVEILNASTGKPTMTGPIHEIIHLSISHSQAYAVAQVIIEAKSF
- a CDS encoding rhomboid family intramembrane serine protease; its protein translation is MFIRNESFYSFRKNYPVVTILVAIHLVLFLWVNFFPYGNQVFYFLIGSNLQVMFGEFWRLITPIFLHQGLMHVVFNSFSLVIFGPAIERILGTVKFTAVYLLSGILANIATYYLGAITYLHLGASGAIFGLFGVLVYMIWARKDLIDRANSQLVITITIIALVMTFVNPGINILAHLFGFLAGMALAPLFTIGAKPYQARHYNRHVHDSEEPSFNPNRWANQKKKKQKKKIIWIVVAVIVVGLMILRFME
- a CDS encoding ribbon-helix-helix protein, CopG family, whose translation is MKDQQFKDITVTLPQQLLNEVDALLEQENLNRSEFISRATKTYIMEKQQSQIRESMQQGYMEMAKINLTIASEAFLAEEEADLTLVRLVSGV